The DNA sequence CATATTAATAATATGAGAGCGTGTAGCAGATGTTTTGTGTTCCCTGAAAAGTTACATTTATTAAGTAAAAGAGAATGTACAAGCTCAGTGTAGAGACGTTATAAAATTTGAGGGGCCTGGGATCCCGATCTGGGGAGGTCGTCACCTTTCCTCTTTTCCAAAGCCGTGCACCATCTCTTTCCCCTGGAAACTTGGCAAGGTGAATTGTAGACGGAAGCCTGCCATAGTTTCTTTGGCGGTGCCTGGCCTATTTTGTCCTCTTGGTGTTATCCAAGGCGGGTTCTTCGTCTTTCTGCTTCAGCTTCTGCACGTAGCACTCCCTCGCCTACACTTGCTCCCCTCAGACTTCCCCCACTCCCTAAGGTGTtgaaaatttcattttgagGTAGTAGGTCTACATGACAACCCTTAAGAAGTTGAGGGTGGGCCTTCCAATGATGGCGTTGTATGCCGAAAAGGTTTTCATCACCAGGAAGTCAACCATAACAGGAGCTGTGCAGAAGTTACTTCCCACCAAGACGGATAATGTGATGGTTCCCACTGGCTGAACAATGCCTCCGAAGAAACCTTTTAAGGTCATGGGGCTGGTAGCAGTCAGGAGGTTTCAATACCCATCTTGACGAAGGCTTCCCAGAACAGTATGCCTGCGGAGCTCCTGTTGTCGATGAGGATTTTTCGGGAGGTGATGGTGTCGATGAGCATAGTGACTGGTGACCACCAGGGCGTCGTAGTGGGGGTACAAGACCCTTTCTTCATCGGCCTCCGCGAACGAGATTACGGGAGTGGGGTCGCCCCTTCATTACTTGGCGGGATGATACTCAGCCGAGAATACCTCGTAGTATCGGGCTCGCCTAACATGGGCTTTTCATCCTAACGAAGTGATGCCCTCGCTCGCAAACTCTCCCGCTATGGTTCGAATCTCCTTAAGAGGGGGTTGCTTCCTTGGTGGCGACTAGGTGCAATCTGACAGTGGCCCCCCTATCGCCAACCTTTGAGAGTTGTTCTCCCGTCGGTGCCCGTCACCTCGGTCCTGACTCTTTTCCTTCGATCTTCCCATCAGCTCTTGCCCTTGTCTCCTGGCCGGGTAGTGGCGATGTCCCTATTGTTCTGCATATTCATTCCTTCCTCCAAGGGCACAACAGTCATCAGTGTTATGTGAGGTGGATCGATGGTACGTGCAGTATCGGCGTATTACTTCCTAATCGTCCTCCTTTTGAATGGTGAATGTGGGTCGATCGTACTGTGGCCCGGGTCCCTTTGCCGGGACTTCATCTCGCTGCTTCTCCTGGGAGTCCATTTACCCTTTCTCATGGGGCTTGGCCTTAGTTGGGGCCTTCCCCTTCCTTTCTCTGTGCTCTACTTCCTTCTTTCATGGCTCTATCAAGGCTCGGGAAGTGTCTTCCGTGTTAATGAAGTTGTCGGTCTAATCCATGAATACCCGCAATGTCGAGGGAGTCCGTTTGACTAGTTCGGCCATGAATACCCGCAATGATCTTCTCGTCAGTGGTCATGTGCTCTTTGTTGAATAGGAACAAGGAAGACTTCAAGCTCTTGTCCTCCGTTTGTTTGATAGTGAGGAGGTAAGCAGCCGGAAGCTGCCTCTTTCGACTGGACATGAATTGGGTCAAGAACAACCTGGCTAGCTTGCCAAAATTGTCCACTGATTTAGGTGTTAGTGACCCAAACTATGCACGTACTAACCCCTTAAGAGTTAGCGAGAACACCCTACAAGCGATTTCTCCAGGAAAACCATGCAACGTCATGTTAGTCCTGAAAATTACTAAGTGCTCGAAGGGGTCCCCCTCGTCATATATCTCCATAGCGGGGACTGGACTTCTGAGGCAAAAGAAACGCCATCACCTCTTCAGTATATGGTAGACCTGTGCTTGTGAGCAACTGGTTCACCATCATTTCCTGATACTTCCCTTTGAGGCTGCAGAGCTCGTCCTGCATATGTTTCTGCTCCTCTTCTTTCTTGGGTCCCACTTGCATATTTCAGGACCCCATTTGCTCAGTGTCCTTGCCTTCCTTGCCCTCTTACTCGCGTTGGGGTTTTTTGAGTTCCGCATTCTCCTTACGGAGTGTTTCCACCTCGCCAGTCAGTCTTGTCATCCACTCCTTCATGGCTTTTAGCCTTGCTTCCATGGAATCTCCTACGTTTCTCCTGAATTGTTCGGAATGGATTGTCACAGACATGAGAAGGACGCGCAAGATCTATTAATATCCTACAAACGGCGACAttgttaacgtcatgtttcgcACACTCTTGGACCAAGCTCCAACAACTTAGGTCTTCGAAAACGAGTCCTGCATAGAGAATAATATACTATGGCTTTGAGAGGGCGACTTTGGGGCTGAggagtctctgatgccaaagtcagtaaatgTTCTTGTAGtatagtaaataagtaagaaagtCTACTCGTGTGTTCTCAGTCAGTAGATCAACGGCTCTCTATATGTCACCCCTGTCGTGTGAGTGAGTAGTCGATGACTGGACATTACCCGATGAACCTCAGACCAATGAGTCTCATCTCCTGCTGTACCATCTTTCCTACAAGTCACATACAGAAGATTCTCCTACTGGGTTAGGTTTGTGACTTTTCGTCCCGGGCCGGACTTGGTTAGGCTGCTTGGGCCtgaggggaaaatccccttacaaccATAATAATTAATGTGAAATAAAAACATAGTATAATTTAAGATATCAGTTTACCGCAACCAAGCTACTAGAAATTTAGTACATTTGAAGACGTTCccaatattataacttaaaCCAAACACTAACATCCAAAACAAACACCAAACACTTCAGAAAATTAAACACAAATAATACACTGCCCTCAGCTAGACCATCTTCAAAAGAATCAAAACAAAGCCAAAACATCCGGCTAGCACCACATCCACCCAGATCCAAGCCAACTGATAGCAAAAGACACAATGAGAACCCCGAATCCTCTCTGTTGCAGAACCACCGGGGCAGCAGAATCCGATAAGGGATTCAAATGAGCGATGGAGGACGATGGGGGCGGCGGCAGAGGATGGACAAGAACAGATACCTTCATTCCACTATAGCACTGACCATTGCCACAAATAAAGTAATACCTCTTGGCAGCATTGAGGGGTATGAAATCTTTGCCACTGCTCCAGTTTCCAACTGCACCTTCAGTGGTGCAGTTGTCATAGCCAGTCTGGTTTACCTCAAACACATTGTACTGGTTCTTTTGGTACCTAAATGCTGTATAAAAACACACAAACCTTCACGTATAGAAAAGAGAAACATACAAACCTAGCCACATAATACAcgggaaaaaaaatgtaaagagcTGACAAAAGAAAGTGAATCTTGCGTGTATTGaataaatttctcatttttcctttcttgaaagaatatgaatttaattttgctTTAGTAGTAAAACAGAGAGCGGGTTTACCCACAAATACAAAATGTGTATATAGAACCTGCATATTTGGAACAGATCTAACATAtataaggagagagagagagagagaggagttacAGATAAGGTCGCCAACATAGAAGGTATGGTTGTTGGCCCAAAGGGTGTAGTTGAAGCCGGGGTTCCAGCCGCGGTTGGCACCGACAATGTGATCGGTGGCATGGACGGGACAAAGTGTAGCAGCGGCGGAGATGAGCAAGAGGGAGAAGATTAGGTGGGTTGAGCTGGACATCAtcatctttttcactttttccgTATCGGTTGAGAATTGAGATTTGACAGCCGCTTTTaacggggagagagagacactaagagcatttttttatatgtatttttaaaattatattttttaaaaattaattttatatattaaaaaaactttttttatattttttaataaaataataataaaatattatttttttaaattaatattttttatatattttataattagcatCACgtgttcaaaaatataaatttcatatatttaaatattattaattttatatatcaaaaaaatcaattttatcaataaatattaatatgtattaaaaaatattttatattatcaacttaatacaaattttatatattaagattatcttaatataaattttataaaattaattttaatgaataggagagaaaaaaaatattaaaaaaataaataatattttataattatgtaaaaatttagatatatataatttaatgtaaataaatttaaagatataatataaataaattattactagTGCTCTTggacggggagagagagagagcgcgctGTGGATAATTGTCTTTGACTTGGtccaagaaaatttgaaaatacctgGTCTTCTGCAGATAGGGTCACATGCGTTTCCATCAGTAGTTGCTTGCTACccattttacatttttacttgatgaattatttttatttaaaggagtccacacacaaaataaaaaataaaacaacgaaaatgatttttcttgaattaaagCAATAAAGTGGAAGTTAATAATGTGTAAGACTGTCGATGGCACACCCTCTCATCCATGAAGAAGcaattttttaatctcaatttgTTTAAAATCCTAAGTGGAACCTTTTAATAAGAAACaacgaaaatgattttttatttattaagaaactctcatttttaataaaaaaatattttctacaaaaaagaatttgagagttgtaaaaattatttgaataaaaaataagtagctaccagaaaaatatagaaacatGCAGCCAACTAGCTTAAAAGATAATCTTgccttcaaaaacaaaaaactagcTTTAACAGATTATTTACGATTAGGCCTCTTTTGATAtgtttcatatcatttcatctcatcacattattataattttttaaatttttatataaaatataataaacaatttaatttttttaaattttaaaataataataatattaaaaaataatattttaacaatattttatttaatttttatctaaaactatcacATCTCATTCAATCCCACCATCCAATCCGCACCATAGTGTATGGAAGGACTGCCTTACCCCCAACAGACATTAACCGTTGATATTTTTCGGAAAAGATTATTACTTTACTCCTATGTGGACCTTACGGTATTGCTTTTTTTTCCGACTCATGAGCTTTTCCTTGCACCTCTGGTACCCTGGTAGTTTGACCTTGACGTCAGGCCATTGGCCATTGAGATTGTCAGGCATCCCACGAGTCAAAATCATTAACAACGTAGTAAAGTTATACACCATATCATCATCTTTCATACCATTATGTAAGATGTGTCATATTTATCACTATGGGACACTCAACTCTATtaccaatattaattataagatgtatcatatttattactattggGCACCCAACTCTATTGCCGATATTAATTGGGAAAAaatagaagggaaaaaaaataaaaaaaacagaggaCCCTATGATCCCTGATTTTCGTTTTCACAAGAGCAATGAAACTTCATAGTGGCCAAAAGTACACATACTCTTAAATCTGGGATGCAAATGGTGATGGGAATTAGACCCTCTCAAAACAAAGCAATCCAATTGTTGGATATGGGAGTCAATATAACTTAAATCAGTTAAAATGGACAAACCAAACTTTCAAGGTACTGGGGTATCCTTTTTCATCTCCTAGAGCATGAGGAAGTGGCACTATTATAAGAAAACTCCAATAAATTGGGATTTAACAGAAACTCATGTTTGCTCCACATTCAACTCGTGTTTTCTTTCCATTATTTTGGttagggaagaggaagagggggGAGGTCTAAACAATCCAGAAGACGTTAAAAGAAATGTAAAGACTCAAAACAGTCCAAACCTATGTTGGGCAAAGCACttaattgaagaaaaagaaaagaaaatggtggCAATGAACCTAATCATCAGCTCCCGAAAACAGATCTCCAGTCCAATCAGAGAAAACAAGAGGCTTATGAATTGGAAAATCATGTttcttcagaaaaaaaaaaatctcagtatTGTAAACCCTATGAATTGGAAAATCATGTTACTGAACCAACTGCCAGATGTTTTAGCTCCCCAGTCATCAGAGCCTCATGAACCACAatgataaaaagaataaattaaagggaaaaaaaaaaacataccagAAGTATATGGCAACAATTTGAAAGCGTTGACTCTCAGATGTTTGAACACTGGGGAAGAAAATTTTCTTGTAAAGAGAAAAATGACAAAGCTGCTTTTCTCTGGGCATGCCAAATCAATTGGTAGGTTATTGAGAAGTGAGAACCAGATGGCCTCATAAGACTCCTCCCCAAGCAAACCTCTTGAAGCAGAAGGTTCTTCAGTCATTCTTTCAATATTTACAACCAGCAAAAGCACCTCATTTATCATACTAAATGGCACAGATAACTCGTCATTCTTTTTATGTCCAGTCAAAGTTCCAAATTGGACTTTTCgattgatttcttcttctttctcgaTTGGTGGGTATGATTTGTCCATCTCATACTTCTGCCTTTCCTATGATTCGCCCTCTCATCTCTATTAACCCGTTGGACCTGTCGCTTCCCTTCATGTACACTGCATCGGACTGGTTCCTTCAAGAGCTTCTTAAGCTTTGGGTCTTCTAAAAATCCATTTGATCTCATCTCGGCATAGAACTCCCTGGCCTTGATCAACCACCCACACGTTGCCAGCCCTTGTACCAGCACCGAGTAATGCAAGGAATTGGGCACTATTTCATACTGTTTCATTTCCATAAATACCTTCAATGCATGGTCAGGTTGCCCCAATTTGAAGAACTTGCCAATAATTATTAGAAAGGTATCCCCAGTAGGACCTAAACCAGCTTTCTTCATTCGGTTAAGAACTTCCAATGTTCCCTCAAAACCTGCACTCCTAAGAAATGCATGGTAAGTCTCCATGGTTGGACTGAGATTCTCCTGCATCATAGTGGTCAGTATATTTCTTGCCT is a window from the Juglans regia cultivar Chandler chromosome 7, Walnut 2.0, whole genome shotgun sequence genome containing:
- the LOC109008258 gene encoding lamin-like protein, which translates into the protein MMMSSSTHLIFSLLLISAAATLCPVHATDHIVGANRGWNPGFNYTLWANNHTFYVGDLISFRYQKNQYNVFEVNQTGYDNCTTEGAVGNWSSGKDFIPLNAAKRYYFICGNGQCYSGMKVSVLVHPLPPPPSSSIAHLNPLSDSAAPVVLQQRGFGVLIVSFAISWLGSGWMWC